A region from the Trachemys scripta elegans isolate TJP31775 chromosome 22, CAS_Tse_1.0, whole genome shotgun sequence genome encodes:
- the UBXN6 gene encoding UBX domain-containing protein 6, whose amino-acid sequence MLWERAPKEKPKAAPPKSRQGPTDEAQMAAAAALARLEQKPKPWLPSSQDAIKSQVKKELMAEAAASERGLSTDHTGSVSAVEEETAGLSVSGVYFICPLTGATVRKDQKEAHIKEAILLHFSSDPVAASIMEIQTFNRDRERVKLAVETIAKYLDNIHLHPEEEKYRKIKLQNKVFQERINCLEGTHEFFQAIGFEKEMLPVPGQETTEEYYVLKEEALTKLEDLKDYKEQLLSSEPVKAQLDRQLCVFKPSPQAAQFELPHDFYNLTAEELKREQRLRTEAVEKASMLRTKAMREREEQREMRKYNYTLLRVRFPDGYILQGTFYAREPVSVLYRFVREALKDDWMPFELVAPGGLKLTEEKVAFNECGLVPSALLTFAWDAAVMADIKASGEEQKGSPLKPELLSAVQILS is encoded by the exons ATGTTATG GGAAAGGGCCCCCAAAGAAAAGCCAAAAGCGGCCCCCCCAAAGTCTCGCCAAGGGCCCACAGATGAGGCCcagatggcagcagctgcagccttgGCCCGGCTGGAGCAGAAGCCCAAGCCTTGGCTCCCTTCATCCCAAGATGCCATCAAGAGTCAGG TGAAAAAGGAGCTTATGGCTGAAGCAGCAGCAAGTGAGAGAGGACTCTCCACGGATCACACG GGTTCTGTGTCTGCGGTTGAGGAAGAAACAGCTGGACTGTCAGTGTCAGGGGTCTATTTCATTTGCCCACTAACTGGGGCCACCGTAAGGAAAGACCAGAAGGAAGCACACATAAAAGAGGCCATCCTCTTG CATTTCTCTAGCGACCCAGTGGCTGCCTCGATCATGGAGATTCAGACCTTCAACAGGGACCGAGAGAGAGTGAAACTTGCAGTTGAGACCATTGCCAA ATATCTGGATAATATCCACCTCCATCCAGAGGAGGAGAAGTACCGGAAAATCAAACTGCAGAATAAAGTGTTTCAG GAAAGGATAAACTGTCTAGAAGGGACACACGAGTTTTTCCAAGCCATTGGGTTTGAGAAGGAAATGCTGCCTGTTCCAGGACAAG AGACCACAGAAGAGTACTATGTGCTGAAGGAGGAGGCGTTGACTAAGCTGGAGGACCTCAAGGACTATAAGGAGCAGCTGTTGAGCTCTGAGCCGGTGAAGGCCCAGTTGGATCGCCAGCTCTGCGTATTCAAACCCTCCCCGCAAGCTGCCCAGTTTGAGCTGCCCCATGACTTCTACAACCTGACGGCAGAGGAGCTAAAACGGGAACAGCGGCTCCG GACGGAAGCAGTGGAGAAGGCCTCTATGCTGAGGACAAAGGCTATGCGGGAGAGAGAAGAACAAAGGGAAATGCGGAAATATAACTACACGCTGCTACGAGTCCGTTTTCCCGATGGATACATTCTGCAAG GGACATTCTATGCCCGGGAGCCAGTCTCTGTGCTCTACAGGTTTGTGAGAGAAGCACTGAAGGATGATTGGATGCCCTTTGAGCTAGTTGCACCTGGAGGTCTTAAACTGACTGAAGAGAAGGTGGCATTCAATGAGTGTGGGCTG GTGCCGTCTGCTCTCCTGACATTTGCATGGGATGCAGCTGTCATGGCAGACATAAAAGCTTCAGGAGAAGAGCAGAAAGGAAGCCCCTTGAAACCAGAACTCCTTTCTGCTGTCCAGATATTGTCATGA